Genomic window (Capsicum annuum cultivar UCD-10X-F1 chromosome 10, UCD10Xv1.1, whole genome shotgun sequence):
CATAATAGCGCTACATCCATGAGATACCTCAATAGTATCAACTTTAACAAATTTCTTCTTGGACATAAATGTAGCGTATCCCAGGATCTCTTGGATAGGTTTAAGAAACGGGATGTTTGTCGATGGATTGTTAAGTTTGGCCATGAACTTCCTAAATTTATCATTCTCCTCTTTTTTATGCAAATGTTGAGGGAACAGCGAAGGAACATGGATGGTAGGTCGTGTGTCCACTTGTGGGCTTTCCACGTCAACCACCTTTTCATCGCTTTCATTAACCCTTTTCTCATTATTTACCTCTTTTCTTTGAGGTATCACCTCTTTTTTTTTGGCCTTAGGAATATTCTGACTCACGTCTCCTCTAAAAGGTTCCTCAAGATTTTTTCCACTCTTTGTGACAATTTCTAGGACTTGGGCATCGTTCTTTGGGTTAACAATTGTGTCACTCGGAAGTCCACCTCTTGGTCTAGTATTTAATTGCATAGATATTTACCCCAGTTGAGTCTCCAATTATTTGATAAAGGTAGAATGAGACATCACCATTTGAGAGAGGTGAGAGAAGTCACCCTTCAACTCATGGACCATCTTGTATGTTCCTTCTACCCTACTCAAGATCCTGTCCAACATATCCTCAATTTTAAACTTTTTGGGGTCAATGGCTCTGGATTTCTTGGCTTTAGCTCAATCATGAGGAGGGACATAGCGGTCATAGTCACGTTCATGATCTCTCCAATCTCGATCTTGCTTGTGATctatccaaccttggttcccacattTCCTTTATACGACGGGCATTACCCCTCGAGTAGTATGTCCAGTACCAGATTTCTTTATCAACTTCTTTGCCTCTTCATACTCTTCATAATATTTTGATGCTAAGTGTTTACCGCTTTCGCGGGTGTACCTATAACATGCTTCGTCAAGagctcaagttgggtcatcattttGGCCATGTTCTCCTCCTTttcttcatctcattttctttgtttgttAGTCACCATGGATGTAGTAGAAGGGGCTTTAGAAGCTTTGGTGTCTCGGTTATGCCAACCccaattttgttttgatacttctcCTATTAATTAAAAAGCCGCAAGATGATGCAATCTCACTATAGAACCGCCCGCCGTATTATCCACCACCATTTTGTTTAATGGATTAAGAGCCCTATAGAAAATCTTGAGGAGCATCTTTTTCAGAACCTCATGATTTGGCCATTGGGCTAACTTtccattaaacctctcccaagcttCAAATAACGGTTCTCCATTCATTTGCCGAAAGTTCACAATGTTATCCctcttttgaagaattttttatggTGGAAAGTATCTACAAAGAAACACCATAGTAAACTCTTCCCATGATGTAATTGAGCTGGGTGAAAGTGAGTGAAGCCATAAAACTGCCTCACCCGttagtgaaaatagaaaaagtcAAAGCCGGATGGATTCTTGTGTAATATGTGCTATGTTAAATGGTGCACAAACTTCCACAAAGCTCTTCAAATGGACATTCGGGTCCTCATATGCTTGGCCCCTGTACAATACTTTCATTTGCAAAATGTGAAGCATAACACTAGTCACATAAAACAAATTATTCCCGTTGGTTGGTAGAATACGAATTGCACTTATTTGTCCTGACTCATTTAATTGGCCTTCATCATTAAGAGGGGCATTGAGGGGGCCTATATTACTTGCGTTATCGCTCGTTGCACCGTTTACACTTTGATTACCcacaaaagattcaaaaataacaaataaagtaaattacacaACTTtgggtattcccaagtaagaatgACACCACACAAGTGAAATTTATATTTCACTCCCCAGCAACGGCTCCATTTTAATAACGCTCAGCTCACTCCCATAATTAGGGGTGAGGCaatcgttgtcaagtaacccaatttgaattgggtTCAAATATCAAGGAGTGAAATTATAAACTTCAAACTTTATGGATGCTCAAATTACTGACATTATCCAAAATGCTAacaaaaatgacatgtaaaatgAAATTGGGGGATTTGTTTGGCAACTTTTCGCAACACACTTAAACAAGTACTTGATAAGTGAAACTTTTACTTAGAATTCAAGGTTTGGGGAAATTATTATGTATACCTAGAGGTAATGCATGTGGTTTGGTGTTGGTTCATCATGAAATTTAGTTCTTAACCAAAGGATAGGCCAGGTCAAAGTTCATTGGGGTCAatatttcaacaaaaccacaatgatttcacccgttggctctttcgagcacctaacaagtgtatacacattttcataatcacccaagacctcaatcaagcatccctatttctaggatgatgcttttgacttgatttacactcctaatacacttatttctaatattgcaaaaggtagtaaaccataggctcaattATCTACCATTGCTCTGTCCCCCTATAACCCCCTTTCGAGGATGTtgtgggttacctaatattcaccttcatccttcttttgaggatgaaaaatggtttctagagtttggagctttcactcatcaaacccatttggatatttggggctttcacccatcaaattctaacccgtaagctcaagcaatggtgtaatccatactcaacaactaaaatccatgtaAACACAACAATATCCAAACACAATTACACAcgagttcaacataatcccaagattaaattatttagctactcatgaagaaggtGAAGAGAGATATAACATAAGGATTAACCAacacattcattcttcacaaaaagtCTAAGAAATTTAGCCTTCAAAGTTAATTACACACTTTCCCAAGATTTgggtttcaagtcttgaattcCAAAATATCTTATCAGCTAAGCTATCCTAAAGAGAAAAGGGTTTTACCTTAAATAAGGCTTGGGATGCGTCCAAGTGCTTTTACAGATCTGCCCCTGGACTTTTTTCCTCTTAACTGTGATTGCGCACGGGTGTCCGTGACCACGCGACCGCGGTTAAGTGCTACGACCGCATTGCTCTGACCTTCATGACTGAATGCAACCATGGATAAAGGAccgcggtaactgaggctgatgTAGTCCAACCCTTCAGCTGCACTCTTTCTTgctctttttttatcattttcagctccaatcaaCATTTTTTTGTCTTCTCAGCTTAATGTCTGCAAAGAGTGGATGTTAGTGCATCTAGCCATAGATTTTATCTTATTTGTTCATTCAAAACAGGGGTAATGTGCACGAaaaatgagtgtgaatgagtggtcAACTCATCACTCATCaactaccatgttctccacaagaatCACTAACTaacctttaacctttgtaaactatttgtagtttcatgcataagctgaaaacaagcaagatttcccttttaaaagagtcaatgaaataaatatatctttataagcatttaatcaaacaccttgggagcatagtataaccataaccaaattccattatcattaaaccattaccaacaattccattatccaaaacaaccattaatgaatagaaagcataattaaaccataagaatcataaccaagcctttaacatcaaaacccccaaatcaatgattgaaaaccaaaaccatgcaaaagtaaaaaccatgaaatcaaccatataaccatgcctttaattgaaattacaagtagggaggagaatcatgccttaaaccaagaagattgttggaaagaattcaccaagacaagccccaaagaaatcccttagttgaaaccctagctctttgccccaaaagctttgagagaattatgatatgttatagaagagattctaagtgtttaaaataaaataatagggtaaataacctcctaagtgtattagaagttgtgggtccttattagggtgagtagggaaatatccaaaatacccccacttaaatcccataaaaacccaACACAGGGTCACGACCGACGTGGTAACCTAGATTATGGTTGATACCCACCCAATCGTACCCAATCCTCAACCGTGGATCAAACATTATCTAGTATATGACTTATCCAACTAAGTCGTAACCTCAACATACGATTCGTACTTATAATccgtatccctagcagaatgTAACACTAGGAAGATCAAATATTGGCCACCTTACGAGTCATATATACAACTCATACCCAcgccttacgactcataccctcaAGTCATACTCATTTCAGTTTCCAagactatcccaccaactaacactggtcagcttacGACAAGTCTTCACCACTCATACCCCATCTTACAGTTCGTACCATGATTTATAATGGGTCTGAAGAACAACATTCTTGGAAATTTTGTAAGGATCAAAACCTGGGATGCTTCAATTCCCCTCCCACCCACTTCATCTTCAATTTCTCCATTAAAGAAGATTGTAATACATTGACAATAAATATCAACAGAACAACATTGACAAAGTCTCGACGAAGAACCTCCTCTAAATAAatccttaatttttcttttaaaattgtgTTTTTCTTGCCGTCCGATTGAATTTCTATCGGAGTTAACTCCAAAGGTTtaaaattttatctgattcattTTGTGTTGTTTCACAAATTTTATGAGGTATTTGTCATTAATGGTGGGATGGTGAATTACATAAAGATACATCATGAGACCCTCTAAAGAGGTACAAAAATTATGTATCATATTGttttttgtattactaatacataagaATGATGTATCTGGTGAAAAATACCCCAAAATTATATATCGAAATACTAGATTGAACTACAAATACATCAGATTTATGAATCAATGTATCTGTTTTGACTGATTCATTGATTGATTTATACGTAATTTTGATCACACAAAAATCAAACtcttcttttgaatttcaaattttaaattgatcACCTAATTTTGGGATATTCAAAAGAGAATTAATAGAAAATCATATGATTTTCtctattaattgaaaaaaattctaTTACTTCGCTTTTTTAAACGCGCATATTTGTACCAAGTGTCTCGTAAATTGGATATATCAAATAATTAAGAATATATCTGAAAGTGGAAAATTTAgggatttttcataattttgtttaaagaagaaataaaaagtaattaaatataaACTTGTTGGAGTTTATGTAagtttttcttatttgttttcatTTAGTTTAAGTTTAAATACATTTATTATTTGGGTAAatactatttcttttttattgtatttaacaAATTGTAAAATTTGtttattgttatgaaatataaagcaaagaataagaagaatagagGGAAGAGagaagacttctttatttcttattaggaattcttatttctcttcagagatgaattacaatgaaataaaccccctttatttataggggaaaactaatcttggggtttgtaactttttcataaatagacatacacaatatatggtaatgTAGGTATTCACTATTTATGGTAAATTAGACATTCACTAtttatggtacatttataacactcccccttaaatgtctaattgatagataatgtgcctcgttaaaaccttacaagaaaaaatccagtgggaaaaaaatttagtgaaggaaaaagagtacgcATCTCTAGCAATACGCATATAAGccacctcattaaaaaccttacaaggaaaactcagtgggacaaaaatcataaggaaaaaagagtacagcgcgtattaactccccctaatgagaatatccttgaacctttgcatacCGATGttcaccatcttcttaaaagttgtaattgaaggagacttggtgaataaattagccacattgtcacttgaacaaatctgttgcacgttaatatcatctttcttttgtagctcatgtatgtagataagctttgatgaagtgtgttttgttctttctccttttatgaatcctcccttaagatgtgttatgcatgttgcattatctttgtataaaactgtgggtacattatcacatttcaaaccacattggatgtatcatggacctcaaccatacacattctttgctagcttcatgaatagctattatctcatcacGGTTCAATAAAATGGCTAGATAGATTGttttgtatatcttcaagatatgaCAGTGTcaccacatatgaacatatagcctgtttgagactgagctttatgtgggtcagataagtacccaacatcagcatgactaaTAAGATtgagactgcaatctttagaataaagtAAGCCCATATGTTTGATCTTATTCCGATGTCTCCTAGCAGTagtagaactataccttgctaacaaattgaccgaAAAAGGCTATGTCATGCCTTGtaatatttgcaagatatattagtgcaccaattgcactaagatatggtacttcataacaaaggagttcctcatttttttcttgaggtcggaatgaatCCTTATTTGATTATGCATGTtcctcatttaagcaaatattctattgcttttgaaaactctccaagagtttcaataattttcaagctataagcttatacaatataaggattctaaataaatttcccagaaacttttatatgcttcagacATTTTGAATCTTTAGAAAGTTTTCacttaaattttgtcaagtgacaatattcaacatttcatatgtgatattttcaagtgtgtggactgtaaatcaaataaattttacactTACTAAGATGCATCCTTTGaagtcacttgataaatatttctacgtcaacatgcttaaataaacgtagaatttagatcctcataatcttttataaAATTGCGTCAACATTGTATTGAAGATATCGTCGACagtttctcattttgtatcggtttgcaatgtgacataatattttgagatctcatcacatcattattttcaggtacctcaacctttcataaggttttatgaagtgttatatcataggctcttcaagagcacattgccttcttattatgattattcgCTCCTTATCCTTTGCAAGGATTATTTCATtaggaaccgattagtctaccacacttcatgcatgcatacactttgtcctttaagaatgcaaaataggagcacttgtatcttaaatatgatactaaatttgACTCAACAGATGCTTtcggtatttgacttgaattatcttttgaatgaggatctgatgataattcctaccatatttcgtagctacttataatctcccctttatgttagaaaaactaacatttATCCTCCATCTTcattgaggaatccatctttgtgcataatggtatattattaattgtataccgcacatcaaaactattagatggaatagttggtttctgaccttgaaccaattgagagggaagaaataatcataatttattgatctaatgcatacaagagttattgtatgcaacatatcatgtttcagaccaacacatgaagctttgttcttatTAGCAATGGTTTAcctatttatcgaagacattcaatgccaaaccatcatcatc
Coding sequences:
- the LOC107844351 gene encoding uncharacterized protein LOC107844351 — encoded protein: MQLNTRPRGGLPSDTIVNPKNDAQVLEIVTKSGKNLEEPFRGDVSQNIPKAKKKEVIPQRKEVNNEKRVNESDEKVVDVESPQVDTRPTIHVPSLFPQHLHKKEENDKFRKFMAKLNNPSTNIPFLKPIQEILGYATFMSKKKFVKVDTIEVSHGCSAIMDRKIAEKKDDLGAFTMPCIFGTHEFAKALCDLGVSIKLMPLVIYKKLVLGFEMDQEVSIILGYPFLATGRAIVDLELGKMKFRLQEDEVSFKICNSKKQTTELQVVSIVDVEDEKMNQEEFKDPP